Proteins encoded in a region of the candidate division KSB1 bacterium genome:
- the sat gene encoding sulfate adenylyltransferase: protein MSELIKPHGSETLNPLYVMDDAQRASLVKEAEGLPSVVVCSAASANAVMMAGGYFNPLTGYMNVADAMSIAENMKTTNGVFFPIPILNMVKDVSVIQDEKMIALRDPNVEGNPVIAIQEVDAVEEFTDEQMKTMTMKIFRTDDTDHPGVAAFNSVGRFTVSGPIKVLSFSYFKTDFPDTFRTAYQIRDEMSQRGWEKVVAFQTRNPMHRAHEELCRMAYERLGADGILIHMLLGKLKPGDIPADVRDASIRKMVELYFPPNTVMVTGYGFDMLYAGPREAVLHAVFRQNCGCTHLIVGRDHAGVGSYYGGFDAQAIFHDEVPEGALEIKIFDADHTAYSKKLNEVVMMRDYPDHTKDDYVFLSGTKVREMLTNGEDLPLEFSRPEVAKILMDYYMSLK from the coding sequence ATGAGTGAATTAATAAAACCGCATGGTTCGGAAACACTAAATCCTTTATACGTAATGGATGATGCCCAAAGAGCATCTCTGGTTAAAGAAGCGGAAGGGCTCCCATCTGTAGTGGTTTGTTCAGCTGCATCTGCAAATGCAGTGATGATGGCAGGCGGGTATTTTAATCCGTTGACCGGATATATGAATGTGGCCGACGCAATGAGTATTGCTGAGAATATGAAGACTACGAATGGAGTATTCTTCCCAATACCAATACTCAACATGGTTAAGGATGTTTCCGTTATTCAAGATGAAAAGATGATTGCTCTACGGGATCCTAATGTTGAAGGAAATCCGGTGATTGCTATTCAGGAAGTAGATGCCGTCGAGGAGTTCACCGATGAGCAGATGAAAACAATGACTATGAAAATCTTTCGGACCGATGACACGGATCATCCGGGTGTTGCCGCTTTCAACTCAGTTGGAAGGTTTACTGTCTCCGGTCCTATCAAGGTTCTAAGCTTCTCATATTTCAAGACTGATTTTCCGGATACCTTCCGGACAGCTTATCAAATCCGTGATGAAATGAGCCAGCGGGGTTGGGAAAAAGTAGTCGCTTTTCAGACCCGCAATCCAATGCATCGGGCGCATGAGGAGCTGTGCCGGATGGCTTATGAACGGCTGGGCGCTGATGGCATCCTGATCCATATGCTTTTGGGAAAACTAAAACCAGGTGACATTCCTGCAGATGTTCGTGACGCTTCGATTCGTAAAATGGTGGAACTTTACTTCCCGCCAAATACGGTGATGGTTACCGGGTATGGATTTGACATGCTCTATGCTGGTCCGCGCGAAGCGGTGTTACATGCGGTATTCCGCCAAAATTGTGGTTGTACTCATTTAATCGTTGGCCGCGATCATGCAGGTGTTGGTTCTTATTATGGTGGTTTCGACGCCCAGGCGATTTTTCATGATGAGGTTCCCGAAGGTGCGTTGGAAATAAAAATCTTCGATGCCGATCACACTGCCTATTCCAAGAAACTGAATGAAGTAGTCATGATGCGCGATTACCCGGATCATACCAAGGATGACTATGTTTTCCTTTCCGGCACAAAAGTTCGTGAGATGCTGACCA
- a CDS encoding GPP34 family phosphoprotein has product MSDWNKLFLHEEIMLLAFRDQEGTVEIGSMYKYAIGGAILAELLLGNRIKVVATKRKKFVELISSKPFGDPVIDECIKKIQDSKRRASLETWVSRFTGVKDLKNRIAIQLCRRGILRADEDKVFLIFTRKIYPEVNPEPEKKLIGRLQVAIYTDAEQIDPRIVVLLALANSADLLKMSFDKKRLKERKKRIEKIINGDLTGHATKEAIEAMQAAVMVAVITPTIVTTTVST; this is encoded by the coding sequence ATGTCAGATTGGAATAAGCTTTTTCTGCACGAAGAAATCATGCTGCTTGCTTTCCGAGACCAGGAGGGTACAGTTGAAATCGGAAGCATGTATAAATATGCAATTGGTGGAGCGATTCTTGCCGAACTGCTTTTAGGCAATCGTATTAAGGTTGTTGCGACAAAAAGAAAAAAGTTTGTGGAGCTCATCAGTTCCAAGCCTTTCGGTGATCCTGTGATCGACGAATGTATCAAAAAAATTCAAGATTCCAAACGCCGTGCTTCGCTCGAAACCTGGGTATCGAGATTTACTGGTGTTAAAGATCTCAAGAATCGTATTGCAATACAACTATGCCGCCGCGGTATATTGCGTGCCGATGAAGACAAAGTTTTTCTTATTTTTACCCGGAAAATTTATCCTGAGGTCAATCCGGAGCCGGAAAAAAAATTGATCGGACGATTGCAAGTTGCAATTTACACTGATGCGGAACAGATCGATCCTCGAATTGTTGTCCTCCTTGCATTGGCAAATAGCGCGGACCTACTCAAAATGTCCTTCGACAAGAAAAGACTCAAAGAGCGTAAAAAAAGGATCGAAAAAATTATCAATGGTGATTTAACCGGTCATGCTACCAAAGAAGCCATTGAAGCCATGCAAGCGGCTGTTATGGTTGCTGTCATAACACCGACGATTGTGACGACGACAGTCAGTACTTGA
- a CDS encoding DUF4926 domain-containing protein produces MKYKLFKEVALLKDIPEKKLKKGDVATIVEHHPSDTSEDGYSLEVFNALGDTFAVITVSESEIETLKKSEVFSVRSLKAV; encoded by the coding sequence ATGAAATACAAACTATTTAAAGAAGTAGCCTTACTTAAAGATATTCCCGAAAAGAAATTAAAAAAGGGAGATGTAGCAACAATCGTAGAACACCATCCGTCGGATACCTCCGAAGATGGATATTCTTTGGAAGTTTTCAATGCACTAGGAGATACCTTTGCCGTTATAACTGTATCGGAGTCTGAAATTGAAACTTTGAAGAAAAGTGAAGTGTTTAGTGTTCGTTCCTTAAAAGCGGTTTAA